The proteins below come from a single Candidatus Palauibacter polyketidifaciens genomic window:
- a CDS encoding PTS sugar transporter subunit IIA — protein MQLRELFVPSAINLDLAAETKDEALKELVSCLGLDGKSEGILYKMLKRRENLGSTGIGRGIAIPHCRSLVVTRLRVAFGRKLSGLDFKAIDEKPVRYVFLIVAPPLEVSNQYLPVLGKIAQFGKEADVPESLAELSSPEQFIELLEAKDL, from the coding sequence GTGCAGCTTCGTGAATTGTTCGTCCCGTCCGCCATCAACCTCGACCTGGCGGCCGAGACGAAGGACGAGGCCCTGAAGGAACTTGTGTCGTGCCTGGGCCTCGACGGAAAGTCCGAAGGAATCCTCTACAAGATGTTGAAGCGGCGGGAGAATCTCGGTTCGACCGGGATCGGCCGCGGCATCGCGATCCCCCACTGCCGTTCGCTCGTCGTGACCCGACTGAGGGTCGCGTTCGGCCGAAAGCTCTCCGGCCTCGACTTCAAGGCGATCGACGAGAAACCCGTTCGGTACGTCTTTCTCATCGTCGCGCCGCCGCTGGAAGTCTCGAATCAGTACCTTCCGGTGCTGGGCAAGATTGCGCAGTTCGGCAAGGAGGCCGACGTGCCGGAGTCGCTCGCGGAACTCTCGAGCCCCGAACAGTTCATCGAACTGCTCGAAGCAAAGGATCTCTAG
- the selB gene encoding selenocysteine-specific translation elongation factor: MSDRRGIVIGTAGHVDHGKTALVRALTGVETDRWLEERKRGLTIDLGFARLDLDPDLETGIVDVPGHEDFLKNMLAGATGIDVLLLVVAADEGPMPQTHEHLAIARLLNIRRGVVALTKSDRVDGDWLDLARETTRELLDEDSDRASWEIVPVSAPTGDGIEPLREALRRAMVGIRARGVDDRLRLPVDRSFSIRGTGTVVTGMVWSGSVGVGDTVSVFPGGHSARVRALQVHEDPRPRVTAGRRCAVALVGVAPASVERGSVLFDPSEWKSSARLGVRVRALGSRDRPLLHGQRLRVYLGTREVMARLQTADRRPVAPGATAWAVLALEAPLLARTRDRAILRFYSPVTTIGGIRVAELNPPPGWPARTESWGPILDGAAEEAIAAAVTLRGLRGLPVATSSILLGRRGSTLETAAEEAGCVRIGGRWFAADAVAGAMQAVEESVARLHAADRRAPGVSKEAVRSAMAPVCDLELAETAVRRLLDDRRLVESGPRLALPGHAPRLTEREEEGRAQLARTIEAAGLQPPLVAELGRSLRLDRAVLDDLLRLLQESGLTKAVTPELHVAAAALETMEAQVRDLLADGAPAPPARFKETFGLSRKYLIPLLEYLDREGVTRRTTEGRTLVQPT, from the coding sequence GTGAGCGATCGGCGCGGGATCGTGATCGGGACCGCCGGACACGTGGATCACGGCAAGACGGCCCTCGTGCGGGCGTTGACGGGAGTCGAGACGGACCGCTGGCTGGAGGAGCGGAAGCGGGGCCTCACCATAGACCTGGGCTTCGCGCGGCTCGACCTCGATCCCGACCTGGAGACGGGGATCGTCGACGTCCCGGGGCACGAGGACTTTCTCAAGAACATGCTTGCCGGGGCCACCGGCATCGATGTGCTCCTTCTCGTCGTGGCGGCGGACGAGGGTCCGATGCCGCAAACCCACGAGCACCTCGCGATTGCGCGCCTCCTGAACATCCGGCGCGGAGTCGTCGCGCTCACCAAGAGCGACCGGGTGGATGGCGACTGGCTCGACCTCGCACGCGAGACGACCCGGGAACTGCTGGACGAGGACTCCGACCGGGCCTCATGGGAGATCGTGCCCGTCTCCGCCCCGACGGGCGACGGAATCGAACCGCTGCGGGAAGCGCTGCGCAGGGCGATGGTGGGGATCCGCGCGCGCGGCGTGGACGACCGCCTACGGCTGCCGGTCGACCGGTCCTTCTCGATCCGGGGCACAGGTACCGTGGTGACCGGCATGGTGTGGAGCGGGTCCGTCGGCGTGGGGGACACCGTGAGCGTCTTCCCCGGAGGGCACTCGGCCCGCGTGCGTGCGCTCCAGGTGCACGAAGATCCTCGGCCCCGCGTCACCGCCGGCCGCCGGTGCGCCGTCGCGCTCGTCGGCGTCGCGCCGGCCTCCGTGGAGCGGGGCAGCGTGCTCTTCGATCCGTCCGAATGGAAGTCGAGCGCACGTCTCGGCGTCCGGGTGCGGGCACTCGGGAGCCGCGACCGGCCTCTGCTGCATGGGCAGCGTCTCAGGGTCTACCTTGGCACGCGCGAAGTCATGGCCCGGCTGCAAACGGCGGATCGCCGACCCGTCGCACCCGGGGCGACCGCCTGGGCCGTGCTTGCCCTCGAGGCGCCGCTCCTCGCCCGGACCCGCGATCGGGCCATCCTCCGCTTCTACTCGCCGGTGACGACGATCGGCGGCATCCGCGTCGCGGAACTGAACCCGCCCCCCGGCTGGCCGGCACGGACGGAATCCTGGGGGCCGATTCTCGATGGCGCCGCGGAGGAGGCGATCGCCGCCGCCGTGACCCTGAGGGGCCTGCGCGGGCTCCCCGTCGCCACGTCATCGATCCTCCTCGGGCGGCGCGGCTCCACACTCGAGACGGCCGCGGAGGAAGCCGGATGCGTGCGCATCGGCGGCCGCTGGTTCGCGGCCGATGCCGTGGCGGGCGCCATGCAGGCCGTGGAAGAGAGCGTGGCCCGTCTCCACGCCGCGGATCGGCGCGCCCCCGGCGTGTCGAAGGAGGCCGTGCGCTCCGCCATGGCGCCGGTCTGCGACCTCGAACTGGCGGAGACGGCCGTCCGCCGACTCCTCGACGATCGCCGGCTCGTCGAAAGCGGGCCGCGGCTCGCGCTTCCGGGCCACGCGCCCCGCCTCACCGAGCGGGAGGAAGAGGGGCGCGCGCAACTTGCCCGGACAATCGAAGCCGCCGGACTGCAGCCGCCGCTCGTCGCGGAACTGGGAAGGTCGCTGCGCCTCGACCGGGCCGTGCTCGACGACCTCCTGCGGTTGCTACAGGAATCCGGCCTGACGAAGGCGGTGACACCAGAACTGCACGTTGCCGCCGCGGCTCTCGAAACCATGGAAGCGCAAGTGAGAGATCTCCTCGCCGACGGCGCGCCGGCCCCTCCCGCGCGGTTCAAGGAAACGTTCGGGCTCTCCCGGAAGTACCTGATTCCGCTCCTCGAATACCTGGACCGGGAAGGAGTGACCCGACGAACGACCGAAGGAAGGACCCTCGTTCAGCCGACGTGA
- the metK gene encoding methionine adenosyltransferase yields MKGIQPFSSESVTEGHPDKIADQISDAVLDRILAEDDRGRVACETLVTTGLVLVTGEITTSARMDIAAIAREVLRDIGYTRAEHGIQWDTCSVLTAIDEQSANIAQGVDVGGAGDQGMMFGYATNETPERMPLPIMLAHALVKRLADVRRAGVIGWLRPDGKAQVSVEYRDGEPARVTAVVVSAQHDGDIAQNDIEAAIREEVIGPVLPDELYDEGRAQCHINPTGRFEIGGPQGDAGLTGRKIIVDTYGGLGRHGGGAFSGKDPSKVDRSAAYAARWIAKNIVAAELARRAEVQLAYAIGVDEPVSVMVDTFGTGRRPDDELARRVTEVFDLRPRAIIERLGLRKPIYRRTAAYGHFGREPEGDGFTWERTDRIDALAG; encoded by the coding sequence GTGAAGGGGATACAACCGTTTTCCTCCGAATCCGTGACCGAGGGACACCCCGACAAGATCGCGGATCAGATCTCGGACGCGGTCCTGGACCGGATCCTCGCGGAGGACGACCGGGGCCGGGTCGCATGCGAGACGCTCGTGACGACCGGCCTCGTCCTCGTGACCGGCGAGATCACGACGTCCGCCCGGATGGACATCGCGGCCATCGCCCGGGAAGTGCTGCGTGACATCGGCTATACGCGCGCGGAGCACGGGATCCAGTGGGACACGTGCAGCGTACTCACCGCAATCGACGAGCAGTCGGCGAACATCGCCCAGGGCGTGGATGTCGGTGGCGCCGGAGATCAGGGGATGATGTTCGGATACGCGACCAATGAGACGCCGGAGCGGATGCCCCTGCCCATCATGCTGGCGCACGCGCTGGTGAAGCGCCTCGCCGACGTGCGGCGAGCTGGCGTAATCGGCTGGCTGCGGCCGGACGGGAAGGCCCAGGTGTCGGTCGAATACCGGGACGGAGAGCCGGCCCGCGTCACGGCGGTGGTCGTTTCGGCCCAGCACGACGGGGATATCGCACAGAACGACATCGAGGCGGCGATCCGGGAAGAGGTCATCGGGCCCGTTCTGCCGGACGAGCTCTACGACGAAGGCCGCGCACAGTGCCACATCAACCCCACGGGTCGTTTCGAGATCGGCGGACCGCAGGGCGATGCGGGCCTCACGGGGCGGAAGATCATCGTGGATACGTACGGCGGCCTGGGTCGGCACGGCGGCGGAGCCTTTTCGGGGAAGGATCCGTCGAAGGTCGACCGGTCCGCGGCCTACGCCGCGCGGTGGATTGCGAAGAACATCGTCGCGGCGGAACTCGCGCGGCGGGCGGAGGTCCAGCTCGCCTACGCCATCGGCGTCGACGAGCCGGTCAGCGTGATGGTCGACACCTTCGGCACCGGGCGCCGGCCGGACGACGAACTCGCTCGCCGGGTGACGGAGGTCTTCGATCTTCGGCCGCGGGCGATCATCGAGCGGCTCGGGCTCCGCAAGCCGATCTACCGCCGGACGGCCGCCTACGGGCATTTCGGCCGGGAGCCCGAAGGCGATGGGTTCACATGGGAGAGAACCGATCGGATCGATGCCCTGGCGGGATAG
- a CDS encoding helical backbone metal receptor: MARSLAVLSVALAAACGAPGTAGGGDVPRRDVAARAEPRRIVSLIPTATEILFDLGAGDRLVGRTRWGVHPPAARRIPDVGDGIRPSLEAVLARDPDLVILYDGETNRESRERLRRLGVPTLALRHDTLEDLRRNILRLGELVGCAEGGSALAGRIARALAAVSRATEGRPRVRVYYDAWADPPMTIGGGSFVDSLLTIAGGANVFGDLEPAAPRVSLEAIIDRNPERILVSVAAEALHRRPNVATRHGWERIPAVAAGRISTLDRDVVSRLGPRVAEAAWSIAEALHGELPAAAPEPIAVSCSS, translated from the coding sequence ATGGCCCGGTCGCTTGCCGTCCTCTCCGTGGCGCTCGCCGCGGCCTGTGGCGCGCCCGGTACCGCCGGCGGTGGCGACGTTCCGAGGCGGGACGTGGCCGCGCGGGCCGAACCGCGCCGCATCGTCTCCCTCATCCCGACCGCGACGGAGATCCTCTTCGACCTCGGGGCCGGCGACCGGCTCGTGGGCCGCACCCGCTGGGGCGTCCATCCGCCCGCGGCCCGTCGAATCCCCGACGTCGGCGACGGCATCCGCCCATCGCTGGAGGCCGTGCTCGCCCGGGATCCCGATCTCGTGATCCTCTACGATGGGGAAACGAACCGGGAAAGCCGGGAGCGGCTCCGCCGCCTCGGCGTGCCGACCCTGGCTCTTCGACACGACACCCTGGAGGATCTACGCCGCAATATCCTCCGCCTCGGCGAGCTCGTGGGTTGTGCCGAAGGGGGGAGCGCGCTGGCCGGCCGGATCGCGCGTGCGCTCGCGGCCGTATCCCGGGCGACGGAGGGTCGACCGCGCGTGCGCGTCTACTACGATGCCTGGGCCGATCCGCCGATGACGATCGGTGGCGGCAGTTTCGTCGACTCGCTGCTCACGATCGCCGGCGGGGCCAATGTGTTCGGCGATCTCGAGCCGGCTGCGCCGCGGGTGAGTCTCGAGGCCATCATCGACCGCAATCCGGAACGGATCCTCGTCTCCGTTGCCGCGGAAGCCCTGCACCGGCGTCCGAACGTCGCGACGCGCCACGGGTGGGAACGGATCCCCGCAGTCGCGGCCGGTCGAATCTCCACGCTGGATCGCGATGTCGTGAGTCGTCTCGGCCCGCGCGTGGCGGAGGCGGCGTGGTCCATCGCGGAGGCGCTGCACGGAGAACTGCCGGCGGCCGCTCCGGAGCCGATTGCGGTTTCCTGTTCCTCGTGA
- a CDS encoding iron ABC transporter permease, with protein sequence MTRTGRGALLLILLLAIAAVSGLLLGAANVAPADVWRALAGQETDPSARTIVLSLRLPRVTAAALTGIALTISGTLFQALLRNPLAEPYLLGVSSGAALGAVLALTALGGVLGYLGTVGFALAGGLAAIGIVFRVALAVGRLDTHVLILAGVVVSAFFGAGVLLLLSLAEPDATRAAVLWTMGSLERAGWESTVALGLVTAAGGTVSFALSRHLNALALGEEAAAYLGARVELVRRSAYFIASLLAAVAVSTAGVIGFVGLVIPHGARMIWGSDHRRLLPLGALGGGAALVLADTVARVALRPLELPVGVVTALLGVPLFLVLLRRSYA encoded by the coding sequence GTGACGCGGACCGGCCGTGGAGCGCTCCTGCTCATCCTGCTTCTTGCCATCGCGGCGGTCTCCGGCCTCCTGCTGGGGGCCGCGAACGTTGCGCCCGCGGATGTGTGGCGCGCGCTCGCGGGCCAGGAAACGGATCCGTCGGCGCGGACCATCGTGCTCTCGCTTCGCCTCCCCCGCGTCACGGCCGCGGCGCTGACGGGCATCGCGCTCACGATTTCGGGGACCCTGTTCCAGGCCTTGCTCCGAAATCCACTCGCGGAACCGTATCTCCTCGGCGTTTCCTCGGGTGCGGCGCTCGGCGCTGTCCTCGCGCTCACCGCACTCGGAGGCGTGCTGGGATATCTCGGCACGGTGGGCTTCGCCCTTGCCGGAGGCCTTGCCGCGATCGGCATCGTATTTCGCGTCGCGCTCGCCGTGGGTCGCCTCGACACGCACGTCCTGATCCTGGCCGGAGTCGTCGTCTCGGCATTCTTCGGGGCCGGCGTGCTGCTCCTTCTCTCGCTTGCCGAACCGGATGCCACGCGCGCCGCGGTGCTGTGGACGATGGGAAGTCTCGAGCGGGCGGGGTGGGAGTCCACGGTCGCCCTCGGCCTCGTGACCGCGGCGGGCGGGACCGTATCTTTCGCGCTCTCCCGCCACCTGAACGCTCTCGCTCTGGGAGAGGAAGCGGCGGCCTATCTCGGAGCGCGGGTGGAACTGGTCAGGCGGAGCGCCTACTTCATCGCCTCACTGCTCGCTGCCGTGGCGGTGAGTACCGCGGGCGTCATCGGCTTCGTGGGTCTCGTCATACCCCACGGCGCGCGCATGATCTGGGGCAGCGACCACCGACGCCTCCTGCCGCTCGGCGCCCTCGGCGGCGGCGCCGCGCTCGTCCTCGCCGATACCGTGGCCCGGGTCGCGCTCCGGCCGCTCGAACTTCCCGTGGGCGTCGTGACGGCGCTGCTTGGCGTGCCGCTCTTCCTCGTACTCCTGAGGAGGAGTTATGCCTGA
- a CDS encoding ATP-binding cassette domain-containing protein: protein MSDRTPTGAPQPGSEAFEAELRDEIRRELETHGSGSGGPEIVELRDVWLSFGDHEVLRGVSLGVARGGTLCILGGSGVGKSTILRLMLRLLLPDRGEVLIEGRDISAVSRPEALALRERMGMVFQGSALFDSLNVFDNVAFPLYEHTTLPEDEIRERVEEVLSFVDLDPAVVLPLLPSALSGGMRKRVAIARAIAHRPPILLFDEPTSGLDPITTRRIDELILKLRRELHVCVVVVTHDVRSASRIATETALLKDGEIIFSGTPEEMHATEDRYVRAFRG from the coding sequence ATGAGCGACCGGACGCCCACCGGCGCGCCCCAGCCGGGAAGCGAGGCCTTCGAGGCGGAGTTGCGCGACGAGATTCGCCGCGAGCTGGAAACCCACGGGAGCGGGTCCGGCGGGCCCGAAATCGTCGAACTCCGGGATGTGTGGCTTTCGTTCGGGGATCACGAGGTGCTGCGCGGCGTTTCGCTCGGCGTCGCCCGGGGCGGGACGCTCTGCATCCTCGGCGGGTCGGGGGTCGGAAAGTCGACGATCCTGCGCCTCATGCTCCGGCTCCTCCTTCCCGACCGCGGCGAGGTCCTCATCGAGGGACGCGACATCAGCGCGGTTTCGCGTCCGGAGGCTCTGGCCCTCCGGGAACGGATGGGGATGGTGTTCCAGGGATCGGCGCTCTTCGACTCGCTGAACGTGTTCGACAACGTGGCCTTCCCGCTCTACGAGCATACGACGCTGCCGGAGGACGAGATCCGGGAGCGGGTCGAGGAGGTGCTGTCCTTCGTGGACCTCGACCCGGCCGTGGTCCTTCCTCTACTTCCGTCCGCACTGTCGGGAGGCATGCGCAAGCGCGTCGCCATCGCGCGGGCGATCGCTCACCGGCCGCCGATCCTTCTCTTCGACGAACCGACGAGCGGGCTCGATCCGATCACGACGCGGAGGATCGACGAACTGATTCTGAAGCTGCGGCGGGAACTCCACGTGTGCGTCGTCGTGGTGACCCACGATGTGCGATCCGCATCGAGAATCGCGACCGAGACCGCGCTCCTGAAGGACGGGGAGATTATCTTCAGCGGGACGCCGGAGGAGATGCATGCCACGGAAGACCGCTATGTTCGGGCCTTCCGAGGCTGA
- a CDS encoding ABC transporter ATP-binding protein — protein sequence MPESAGDRGDAAAYQLEDVTFRYPSASTPTLRGLSLEFGVAAFTAVIGPNGAGKSTLVRLLGGILEPSEGSVHLDGRPLVSWDRSVLARRTAVVSQDAPPEALRVSLRGYVELGRNPYVSPWAPLAPRDEEVIGNALAWAGLEHLAHRPLAELSGGERQRAKLARAIVQEPGILILDEPSAHLDFRHALWIFDALRERVRDEALTVICITHDMQLASRYADRMILLAEGEGMAAGPPGEVLRSPALASTYGCEVRVESLGDLGHSVLPVRARRRGVASGASSPIEAS from the coding sequence ATGCCTGAGTCGGCCGGCGACCGGGGGGACGCGGCGGCCTATCAGCTCGAGGACGTCACATTCCGCTATCCGTCCGCCTCCACCCCGACCCTCAGGGGCCTGTCCCTCGAGTTCGGTGTGGCCGCGTTCACTGCGGTCATCGGGCCGAACGGTGCGGGGAAGAGCACGCTCGTGCGTCTGCTGGGAGGCATTCTCGAGCCATCCGAGGGGTCGGTGCACCTCGACGGCCGGCCGCTCGTCTCCTGGGATCGCTCGGTGCTCGCCCGGCGCACGGCCGTGGTGTCGCAGGATGCTCCCCCCGAGGCCCTTCGCGTGAGCCTCCGCGGTTACGTCGAACTGGGCCGGAACCCGTACGTGAGTCCGTGGGCGCCTCTCGCTCCGAGGGACGAGGAGGTCATCGGGAACGCGCTGGCGTGGGCCGGCCTCGAGCACCTCGCGCACCGACCGCTCGCCGAACTGTCGGGCGGAGAGCGCCAGCGCGCCAAGCTCGCCCGCGCCATCGTACAGGAACCCGGAATCCTGATCCTGGACGAACCCTCCGCCCACCTCGACTTCAGGCACGCACTGTGGATCTTCGATGCGCTCCGCGAGCGCGTGCGAGACGAAGCCCTCACCGTCATCTGCATCACGCACGACATGCAGCTGGCGAGCCGCTACGCCGATCGAATGATCCTGCTGGCGGAGGGAGAGGGAATGGCTGCCGGGCCGCCCGGTGAAGTGCTCCGCTCGCCGGCCCTGGCCTCGACCTACGGCTGCGAAGTCCGGGTCGAATCGCTGGGAGATCTCGGGCATTCCGTGCTTCCGGTTCGGGCCCGTCGGCGGGGGGTGGCGAGCGGCGCGTCGTCGCCGATAGAGGCTTCCTGA
- a CDS encoding GreA/GreB family elongation factor, whose amino-acid sequence MIEELQRKIGDEAETLLHELNVILPKEIEKAVAQGDLRENSEYTAALERQGFVRARLDYLARRMSQLGELDIENIPTDRVGFGSRVAVRDLEDDEIESFNLTIGDDVDIENNDISMESPIGRALLGRRKGELVSVRLPAGAREFEVIDFETLHEL is encoded by the coding sequence ATGATCGAAGAACTGCAGCGCAAGATCGGGGACGAAGCGGAGACGCTCCTCCACGAGCTGAACGTCATCCTTCCGAAAGAGATCGAGAAGGCGGTCGCCCAGGGCGACTTGCGAGAGAATTCCGAGTACACCGCCGCTCTCGAGCGGCAGGGTTTCGTGCGGGCGCGGCTCGACTACCTGGCGCGCCGAATGTCGCAGCTCGGGGAACTCGATATCGAGAACATCCCGACGGACCGAGTCGGCTTCGGTTCGAGAGTCGCCGTGCGCGACCTGGAGGACGACGAGATCGAGTCCTTCAACCTCACCATCGGCGACGACGTCGACATCGAGAACAACGACATCTCGATGGAATCGCCCATCGGCCGCGCACTCCTCGGAAGGAGAAAGGGCGAACTCGTGAGCGTGAGACTTCCCGCCGGCGCGCGGGAGTTCGAGGTCATCGATTTCGAGACGCTGCACGAACTCTAG
- a CDS encoding MlaD family protein — protein sequence MRRSEPITWDQMRVGFVLIVSLVLLALCVLFVGRIGDVFGERYQLVALMESASGLRPGAPVQVAGRGVGQVERVEFIAPEERGDSEAAVAVWLGVNVDVREQIRRGSRARVRTQGLLGDRLIDIEPGSPDSAILVPGDTIGTAPALSYDELLGQAADAVLGLTQLSNDLSATLARVSSGEGSLGRLLVDEALYDGLVDLNDNLAAVLGPIADGEGSLARLWTDPQLYDRLVSSTARLDTVTGALAAGEGTLGRLLASDSLYRAIASSATRANSILDLIESGEGVVGQLVSDETLYEELLKVVVDLNAFLAEVRANPGKFIPPIRVF from the coding sequence ATGCGACGGTCGGAACCGATCACATGGGACCAGATGCGCGTGGGGTTCGTCCTCATCGTCTCCCTCGTCCTTCTCGCGCTGTGCGTGCTTTTCGTGGGTCGGATCGGGGACGTGTTCGGCGAGCGCTACCAGCTCGTGGCGCTCATGGAATCGGCTTCGGGGCTCCGCCCGGGAGCTCCCGTCCAGGTGGCCGGGCGCGGCGTCGGTCAGGTCGAGCGCGTGGAGTTCATCGCCCCGGAAGAGCGGGGCGACTCGGAGGCGGCGGTCGCGGTCTGGCTCGGGGTCAACGTGGACGTCCGGGAGCAGATCCGTCGCGGCTCGCGAGCCCGCGTGCGGACGCAGGGACTCCTCGGCGACCGTCTCATCGACATCGAACCGGGATCTCCGGATTCGGCAATCCTTGTCCCGGGAGACACGATCGGGACGGCGCCCGCGCTGAGCTACGATGAACTCCTCGGCCAAGCGGCCGATGCCGTCCTCGGCCTCACGCAGCTCTCGAACGATCTTTCCGCAACGCTGGCCCGCGTCTCGAGCGGCGAGGGTTCACTGGGACGCCTCCTTGTCGACGAGGCGCTGTACGACGGCCTCGTCGATCTCAACGACAACCTCGCGGCCGTGCTGGGGCCGATCGCGGACGGGGAAGGCTCGCTGGCCCGCCTGTGGACGGATCCGCAGCTGTACGACCGCCTCGTTTCCTCCACCGCTCGCCTCGACACCGTGACGGGAGCGCTGGCAGCCGGCGAAGGGACGCTCGGGCGTCTGCTGGCGTCGGACTCCCTGTATCGGGCGATCGCTTCGTCCGCGACCCGCGCCAACTCGATCCTGGATCTCATCGAGAGCGGCGAGGGGGTGGTCGGGCAGCTTGTCAGCGACGAGACGCTGTACGAGGAGCTGCTCAAGGTGGTGGTGGACCTGAACGCCTTCCTCGCCGAGGTGCGGGCCAACCCCGGCAAGTTCATCCCGCCGATCCGGGTTTTCTAG
- a CDS encoding ABC transporter permease, with the protein MSQPFYRGDLVQQMDTIGVASIFIVMLTGLFTGMVLALQSAVEMERFGATVYIGRLVGASTIRELGPVLTALIVTGRAGAGMAAALGAMRVTEQVDALRTMGVDPIRKLVVPRFLAALVMLPVVTIIGDAVAIMGGLLIAVLTLDFTAQLYINSVWDTLAQSGFVLRVIPIDLIQGLVKPFTFGGIIALTSCFHGLRAEGGTEGVGRATTRAVVTSSILILAADYFLTQILLAMFQW; encoded by the coding sequence TTGAGTCAGCCCTTCTATCGCGGCGATCTCGTTCAGCAGATGGACACGATCGGCGTCGCGTCGATCTTCATCGTCATGCTGACCGGCCTCTTCACGGGGATGGTGCTCGCCCTCCAGTCTGCCGTGGAAATGGAGCGGTTCGGGGCAACGGTCTACATCGGCCGCCTTGTGGGGGCCAGCACGATACGCGAACTCGGTCCCGTTCTCACGGCGCTCATCGTCACGGGCCGCGCGGGCGCCGGCATGGCGGCAGCATTGGGCGCAATGCGTGTCACGGAGCAGGTGGACGCCCTCCGCACGATGGGTGTCGACCCGATCCGGAAACTCGTCGTGCCGCGTTTTCTCGCCGCCCTCGTGATGCTCCCGGTGGTCACGATCATCGGCGACGCCGTCGCCATCATGGGCGGGCTTCTCATCGCGGTCCTGACGCTGGATTTCACGGCCCAGCTGTATATCAACTCCGTGTGGGACACCCTCGCCCAGAGCGGCTTCGTGCTCAGGGTCATCCCCATCGACCTGATTCAGGGGCTGGTGAAACCCTTCACCTTCGGCGGGATCATCGCGCTCACGAGTTGCTTCCACGGGCTTCGGGCCGAGGGCGGCACGGAAGGCGTCGGGCGAGCGACGACCCGCGCCGTGGTGACCTCGTCCATCCTGATCCTCGCGGCGGATTACTTCCTCACCCAGATCCTGCTCGCCATGTTCCAATGGTGA
- the recO gene encoding DNA repair protein RecO, with protein MGLVTTRAVVLQTYRYSETSKILRLMTWELGPCSALARGALRPRSRFGGLLEPFVEGEATFYSREGRDLHTLSNFELLHDRRGLDRSIKLFTIASVLCELVMRLAPEHGDAELYRTLTEGLDGLHGRVRESASASGLEYVWGVVNALGFRPEIERCVGCRNPIGATRARFDFEAGGLRCGSCGPIGPELDPGELDTLRILVSGGAAERNQSNGRQGRWLAEFIRHHVAEGAQLKSLPFLSRLD; from the coding sequence GTGGGACTCGTAACGACCCGGGCCGTGGTCCTCCAGACGTACCGGTACAGCGAAACCAGCAAGATCCTGCGCCTGATGACTTGGGAGCTCGGTCCGTGTTCCGCGCTCGCCCGCGGTGCGCTGCGCCCCCGAAGCCGCTTCGGCGGCCTTCTGGAACCCTTCGTTGAAGGGGAGGCGACATTCTACAGCCGGGAGGGACGCGACCTGCATACGCTCTCCAACTTCGAACTCCTCCACGACCGGCGAGGACTCGACCGTTCGATCAAACTCTTCACGATCGCGTCCGTCCTCTGCGAACTCGTGATGCGCCTCGCCCCCGAACACGGTGACGCGGAGCTGTACCGCACGCTGACGGAAGGTCTCGACGGACTCCATGGCCGAGTCCGGGAGAGTGCGTCGGCCAGCGGGCTCGAGTACGTCTGGGGTGTGGTCAACGCCCTGGGCTTTCGACCGGAGATCGAACGTTGTGTCGGATGCCGGAATCCGATCGGAGCCACGCGTGCGCGCTTCGACTTCGAGGCGGGTGGACTACGCTGCGGCTCGTGCGGTCCGATCGGACCCGAACTCGATCCGGGAGAGCTCGACACCCTTCGGATCCTCGTTTCGGGGGGGGCGGCGGAGCGGAACCAGTCCAACGGCCGCCAGGGCCGCTGGCTGGCGGAGTTCATCCGGCACCACGTGGCGGAGGGCGCACAGCTGAAATCTCTGCCCTTCCTGAGCCGGCTGGACTGA
- a CDS encoding bifunctional nuclease family protein, with amino-acid sequence MTESGMREVAVASLGLDKTTGAPVVILKEKDGERFLPIWIGPGEASAIAMELAGVQFTRPLTHDLFNAVVRGLDSAFVRVLITKVVDNTYYASLVFRREDEFISIDARPSDSIALALRAGVPIHAAESLLEASAFEIDEAGMEGKEAPPPESGPSRAPDEPLSDYLKGLDPEDFGRFEP; translated from the coding sequence ATGACGGAGTCCGGGATGCGGGAGGTTGCCGTGGCCAGCCTCGGGCTCGACAAGACGACGGGCGCTCCCGTCGTCATCCTCAAGGAGAAGGACGGCGAGCGTTTCCTCCCGATCTGGATCGGACCCGGCGAGGCCTCGGCGATCGCGATGGAACTCGCCGGAGTCCAGTTCACGCGTCCCCTCACACACGATCTCTTCAACGCGGTGGTGCGCGGGTTGGACAGCGCCTTCGTCCGGGTCCTGATCACGAAGGTCGTTGACAACACCTACTACGCGTCGCTCGTCTTTCGGCGGGAGGACGAGTTCATCTCCATCGACGCCCGTCCCAGCGACAGCATCGCGCTGGCCCTTCGCGCCGGGGTCCCGATTCACGCGGCGGAGAGTCTCCTCGAAGCGAGCGCCTTCGAGATCGATGAGGCGGGGATGGAGGGGAAAGAGGCACCGCCCCCCGAGAGCGGGCCGTCCCGCGCCCCGGACGAGCCGCTGAGCGACTACCTCAAGGGGCTGGATCCCGAGGACTTCGGCCGCTTCGAGCCCTGA